The window CTGGCTAACACCAAGCGTATCTTTCAAAGGAACTAGCTCAAAACCTTTCAAAGTCCTTCCTACTAATTGATTTACTAGGGATTAAAAACTTCACCAAATTGTATTAACCCTAATCTAAATTTTAGGTAAATGAATTTGTTAAACCCGAAATATGTAATAGACAATCTACTACATGCTGAAATTGCTTCAAATTCAGCCACTTTATGGTAGCTTTCAATTTAACCAAAGCGGAGCTACGTTAATATCCCCAAACAACATGATTTTCTTGCAATTGCAAGACTTCCTTTAATCACGGTTCAAGCTTCACCCCTGACTATTGGCAGGACGGGGAAATCCTATTACATAATCTGGGCTAAAACAATGTCGGTAAAAATTTATTTAAGGGGAAAGTGAATTCCTTTTTCTGTTTAAAAACAGAATTCAGTATAAAAATAAACAACATTTTTAATTATTCAAAATGGCTTTTAATGTATTTTTCTTGCTTTAATATTTAAATAAATGTAATTTTAAATGAAATTAAAACTTTAATCTTACACTTCTGTTTCTTCCAAATTTAATTAAACCTGAAAATTTTATTTATAAAATTATTGATTGATAACGGTAAGTATAATTCCTCATTGTTTTCAATAGCTACTAATAAGAATTTGTAAATGGAACGAATCCCCCAATCACCCCCTAAAATTCAACCAATCTCCCTCAATATTGATCGACCACTTTGGTCGGTAATGATCCCGGTTTATAACTGTTCTGAATTCATAACAGACGCATTAAACAGTATTTTGATCCAAGATTTAGGAGAAAATCTTATGCAAATTGAAGTTATTGACGATTGCAGCACAGATGCAGACGTCGAAAGCTTGGTTAAAAAAGTTGGAGGAGAGAGGGTGATGTATTACAGGCAACAAAAAAATGTTGGTAGTTTGAGGAACTTTGAAACATGTATCAATAGGGCAAAAGGAAAATTGGTTCACATTCTTCACGGAGACGATCGGGTAAAGTCAGGGTTTTATGATAAAATTTCAAATTTATTTAAAATCCACCCAGAAGCAGGGGCTGCCTTTTGTCGATACCATTTTATTGACGAAAATGGAGAAATTAAGAAAGAAGGAAAATATAACCATAATAGAGAAGGGTTATTAAAGGATGCATTATTCGTAATGTCAGCCGAACAACCTACCCAATATGTTGCAACGGTGGTTAAACGAGAGGTTTATGAAAAATTAGGAAGTTTTTATGGAGTAGTTTTCGGAGAAGATTGGGAAATGTGGGTTAGAATTGCAAAAAATTATCCTATTGCCTATACTCCTTCCATATTAGCGGACTATAGAAGACATATTGGTTCTATATCCTATCCAGAAAAAGAAACTGGACAAAATGTAATTGACCTCGGCATTACTATTTTGAATATTGAGAAACAACTTCCTGAAGACATGAGGCACATAATGAGGGATCAAAAACTAGCCTGCAAAAAATCCTTTATAAAAAGTGCTAACCTAATTTGGCAACAAATCAGTGATAGAAAAAAAGCGAATCAACTAATAAAAAAAGCCATATCAATTAAAACTAGTGACCGCAATTTCTATTTTTTACTATTCAAGTTTTACCTAAAAGTTATATTTAATATAAAGAAAAAAAATGTGGTCCATTCAAATTATTTTTCAAAGAAAATTAGTCCCCCAAAACTTTAATCCGACTCAAGTGCTGCCAATTAAAAGGCCTACCTTTCGAGTAATTCCGAAAATAAACAGACGATAATGGAAAAGTGGACTTTAATAATAAAACCTAAAACCTCTTGGTTTGATCTCCATCTTAAGGACATATGGACTTATCGTGATTTATTACTAATGTTTGTAAAAAGAGATTTTATTGCGGTTTATAAACAAACAATACTTGGCCCTTTGTGGTTTCTTATTCAACCTCTACTTACTACCATAATGTTCATTTTGGTATTTGATAAAGTAGCTAATATACCTACTGACAGTGCTCCTCCAGCCTTGTTTTACCTATCTGGTCTTGTAATTTGGAACTATTTTTCATCTTGTTTAAACAAAACCTCTGTAACCTTCACTGCAAACGCTGGAATATTTGGGAAGGTTTATTTCCCTAGGTTAATTATACCATTATCCAATGTTGTGTCAGCCTTGATCGGTTTTGCAATCCAACTATTACTACTTCTTATTCTTATTGCTTATTATGTTTGGTTTTTAGACAGTAATATCCAATTAAATACCTACCTGATATTTATTCCATTTTTACTATTATTGGTAGCCGCATTGGGGTTAGGTGTTGGAATTATTATATCTTCATTGACTACCAAATACAGAGACATGATTCACCTCGTTACTTTTGGAACTCAACTATTAATGTATGCAACCCCCGTAATTTATCCATTATCATTTTTTGAGGGCAAGTATAGGCTATTTATTCTGGCTAATCCCTTGACCCCAATTATTGAGTTATTTCGATATTCACTTTTGGGGGTCGGGGAGTTCCACCTATGGCACTTACTTTACAGTACTTCGATTACTTTCTTATCACTTCTTATTGGCGTATTAATTTTCAATAGAATTGAAAAAAGCTTTATGGACGTCGTTTAATTTTATTGTATGTCAGACACTGTTATAAGTATAGAGGGTTTAGGTAAAAAGTACAGATTAGGTGTTATTGGCACCGGAAGGCTTAGTCAGGATTTAACTCAATGGTGGGCAAAAATAAGGGGGAAGGAAGATCCTTTTAAAAGTGTTGAACAAGAAAACTTTAAACCCACCCAATTTGGAGACTTTTGGGCACTAAAGGACATTTGCTTTAATGTTAAACGAGGAGAAGTCTTAGGAATTATAGGGAAAAATGGAGCAGGAAAATCAACGCTTCTGAAGATCCTTTCAAGGGTAACTTCCCCTACAACTGGTATAATAAAAGCAAAGGGTAGAATAGCTAGTTTATTGGAAGTAGGCACAGGTTTTCATCCTGAATTAACCGGAAGAGAAAATATTTATCTGAATGGTGCGATATTGGGAATGACCAAAGCTGAAATTAGAGGAAAAATCGATGAAATAATTAGCTTTTCAGGGGTTGAAAAACACATCGACACCCCAGTAAAGCGATATAGTAGCGGAATGTATGTTCGGTTAGCTTTCGCTGTAGCGGCTCATTTGGAACCTGAAATTCTTATTGTGGATGAAGTATTAGCTGTTGGAGATGCTGAATTTCAAAAAAAATGTTTAGGAAAACTAGGACAAGTAAGCAAAGAAGGAAGAACAATCCTTTTTGTTAGTCATAACATGGGGGCTGTTCAAGCTCTATGTAACAGAGCCATATTATTACAAGACGGAAATTTGACAATGGATGGTCCCACAAATGCAACAATATCTACCTATAGTGAGATCGCTTATAATCAATCGAAAGCAGTATGGATTTATGAGCCTGAAAAAGCAGTAATTGGAAAATATGGTGTCAGAATAAAGGCTGTAAGGGTTTTAGATCAGTTTCATCAAGTATGTAATATTTTAAATGATAATGATCCGTTTTACATTGAAATAGAATTTCAAACCAACCAACACGGTAATCAACTTACGAGTAATATTCAGTTGTTTTCCGAAAGTGGAATATTGATCCTATCCTCAGGAAACTGGCCATCTACCACCTTGGGTGTAGACAAATTTTCAAATGTAAATCTGAACGTAGGAACTTACCGGTCAAGAGTCAAAATTCCAAAGTACTTTTTAAATGAAGGCGGGTATTATATCAATGCTTTAATCAATCGGGAAGCAGCTACAAGTATTGCATTTATAGAAGAAGCTGTTTCTTTCACTATTGTCGATTCTGGAAATATGAGAAAAGAATATACCGATTATATAGGGGGGGTAGTTCGTCCAAAGTTCGAATGGAACACTGAATTACTAGAAACTAATTAAACAAATATGCATTTAATTGGTATAGAAAAATGTTAGCTAAAAATCCTTTTCCCGATAATAAAAAATCAGAATGGCATGCGAACAAATTGCTTGTAACTGTGATTACTTGTTTTTTAAACGAAGAAAATCACCTTGAAGAAGCTATTAAAAGTGTATTATGCCAAAAATACAGCAACTGGGAACTAATATTAGTTGATGATGGATCAACAGATAATAGTACATTAATAGCTAAGGTCTTTGCCCAAAATTATTCACAGATAAAATATCATGAACACCCCGGACATAGTAATAAAGGCTTAAGTGCTAGTAGAAATTTAGGAATCAGTTTAGCAAAGGGGGAATTAATTGCATTTTTAGATGGTGATGATGTATGGCTACCTGATTTTTTAGCTACAAGTGTTCGCATCAAAACAAATAATTCGATCCCCTTATATTGTGAAGCCACTAATTATTGGAAGAGTTGGGATCATTCTAACTCCAAAGACATTACCATTCCGGTAGGGGCCAATCAGGACCATTTACATGAGCCGCCAAATTTGATTTTTAAATTGTACCCATTAGGTACAGGTGCTGCCCCTTGCATGTGTAGTATATTAGTTGACAAAAATACTTTAATAAAACATGGAGGATTTGACAAAAACTTCAGAGGGATGTATGAGGATCAAATTTTTTTGTCGAAATTTTACCTTAATGAAAAGGTCTACATCTCTTCAAACTGTAACAATGTATATCGCCAAAGGCAAGACTCTATGGTCAATACCTCTCACACTCAAGGCACCTACCCTATACACAGGTATTCTTTTCTTATTTGGTTAGAAAAATACCAAAAATCAATTCCGACCCCCCCTGTAAAATTAGGCCAAAGTATTAAGCGGGCAAAATTCCATGTAAAACACCCCGTATTACATCAACAAACAACCTATTTTAAAAGGTGTAGAAAAAGGATAATAAAGCTATTAAACAAAGGCGGTTTAGAGATATTCAATCAAATGTTAAAAAAATTGAAATAGCCTCGGTTCCTTAACCAAATTTCACCACAGTAACATATGAAAACTTTATAAAAATGAATTCATCCTTGGTTACAATAATTATCCCATGTTTTAATCATGGAAAATATCTTCCTGATGCAATAGATAGTTGTTTGAACCAAACTTATTCCGAGATTGAAATTATTATTGTAGATGATGGATCAACTGATAATACCTGTGAGGTTACAAAAAGTTATCCTAGTGTAACTTACCTATACCAAAAAAATCAAGGTTTGTCATCAGCCAGAAACACGGGAATAAAGCACAGTAATGGGGCATTTTTAGTTTTTTTGGACGCAGATGATTTACTTTTGCACGATGCCATCGCCTATAATATTGAATACTTGAAAAAAGAGACCAAACTGGCATTTGTTTCAGGAGCTCATCAAGTCAGTACAATAGATAATATAAAAATAAAAACAATCAATGAAAGTGTTGTATTCGATCACTTCCAAACCCTATTAAGAAAGAATTATATTGGGATGCATGCCACAGTAATGTTCAGAAGGGAGGCCTTTGATGAAGTCTTGTACGACACCACTTTAAAAGCATGTGAAGATTATGACATTTATTTAAAAATAGCGAAAAAACACCCAATCGCACACCACAATAAAGTATTGTCTGTTTATAGGAGGCATCAAGAGAACATGTCCAATAATATACCTTTTATGCTTTCAACTGTTTTGAAAGTTTTAAACCGGCAAAAGCACAATTTATCAAAAAAAGATGACCTTTTGGCTTTACAAGAAGGTAAGCAAAACTTCACAAAATATTATCACAAATTACTTTTTGATCAATATAAAAACTGCACCAATCCATTCGAGTATATATTATTTTTATTTGACACCAATTTCATTAAAATAATTTATAAAAGATTTAAAGTGAAACTCATGGGTAGATTTAAAAACTACAAATTCTTAAAAAATATAATACCCCTAAAAGGTAAACGCATATTGTTCAATTTGGGTTTTCACAAAGGGTTTCTGCCACCAATAAAAAAAGTGAAATCAGGTGATTTTGATCGATTAAGTCCATTTAGTAAAAATTTCGGCTATGATAGAGGAGGTCCAATTGATCGATATTATATAGAGAAATTTTTGGAAGAAGCTTCTGATATGATCTATGGGAGAATCCTAGAAATCGGAGACAATGATTATACCCTACGCTTTGGAAAAGAGAAGGTCAAAACTAGTGAAATTCTTCACATTAATGAATCAAACCCCAAGGCCACCATCATCGGAGACTTAAGTGACGCCCCGCAAATCGAAGACAATAGCTTTGATTGTATCTTGTTAACACAAACCCTTCATTTAGTTTACGATTATCAAGCGGTAATTAAAACATGTCATAGAATATTGAAACCGGGAGGAGCCTTATTATTGACTGTCCCGGGGATTACACCAATTGATTATGGGGAATGGGGTTACACGTGGTATTGGTCTTTTACGGGACAGGCAATGAAAAAAATGATGGCTGAGTATTTCTCAAAAAGTCATTCAAAAATAAACACTTATGGGAATGTATATGCTGCAACCGCCTTTCTTTACGGCATGGGACTACCCGAAATCAAAAAGGAAATGTTGGATTTCCATGACCCTAGAATGCAAGTAATTGTAACTGTCAAGGCTATAAAAGAAAAATAATGAAAATAAAAAAATGGATAAAAAGGCAGTGGAAGCAATTTAACACTTCTCCTCCAGTATTGGTTTTAATGTACCATAGAGTTATTAACCTTGAGTTAGACCCGTGGAATTTAGCTGTAAGTCCTCAGAATTTTGAGCAACATTTAGAGATTTTAAAAGCCAATAAATTAGTTCGTCCTCTTTCTCACATTAATAAACTCATTCAAAACAAAAACAATACTCATCCAAGCCTATTTATCACGTTTGATGATGGGTATATGGATAATTTTTTAAATGCCAAACCAATTCTTGAAGCATATGATTTACCAGCAACATTTTTTATTTCTACCAAGCAAATAGGAACAAGCCAAACCTTCTGGTGGGATGAGCTTACAGATTTAATACTTAATAGCCCCGTATTACCCAAGGATTTGGATTTAAACTTTACACATTCTTTTTTTTCGTTTGACCTTAAAAATGATAGGATATTAACTGAGAAATTAAGGAATTTACACAAAACTTGGAATGCTACCTTACCTCCCCCAAGTTTAAGAGCTCAGTTATATGTAGACCTCTGGGGATATCTGAGTAACTTGGAATACCATGAGCAACAACAAATAATGGGACAACTAAGGGAATGGGCCGGGAAATACAGTGAAGATTTTGAAATGAATAATATTTCCATGGAAAAATCACAACTTCAATCTTTATCTTTCAATCCATTATTTCAAATAGGAGCACATACAAATAGCCATCCGTTATTACCTCGATTAAATAAGGAAGAACAGAAAAAAGAAATTTATGAAAGCAAACAATTTCTTGAATCAATGAGCAATTTATCAATTGATTCATTTGCTTACCCATCAGGAAAATTTGATCAAAACACTTTAGAAATATTGAAATCACAGGGATTTAAGACTGCTTTCACAACTAACCCAAGACTAGTCAAGCCTACAACAGACCCCTTATTAATTGGTAGGTATCAGGTAAACAATTGGACAGGTAAAGAATTTAAACAGCAATTATCAAAATGGATGTCATGATCCCGCATCCCTTAAAAGGTGAATTTTAATTACCATATTTTTTATAATAAAAGAAAACACCTGCAAAAATCCCCATAATTTCATTACGGATAAACTTAAAATTCCGTCCTTTACCTCTCCAAATTTTCATGACTTTTTTTAAATAATACTTTGGAAGTTTTAAAAAAACATACTTTCTGTATCCAGCATTCTTATTTTGGGTTTGTTGGACTAATGCAGCAACCACATGTCCTTTCATATATTGAAAAATCTGAGATTTTAGTTCTGAAATTTTATAACGATGTTTGTGAAAAACCACAGCCAATGGCCTGTATTCCATTTCATAATTATTGTTTAATATCCTAAACCACATTTCAGAATCTTCACTGCATCCAGATGCTCCGGCTCCTAATTTTTCATCAAAATACCCAAGTGTATTGAACACATCTTTCCTAAAAGCCATATTGGCACCAGCTCCTATATCCCAAACAGGAGGACCTATGGAAAGATATTCTCCCCAATACTTAGCATTATATTCAGTATTTACATATCCTTTATTAAAGCTCCACGATTTCTCAAAAAGCACTTGTGCAGGGGAATTTAGTTCCTTTGGTAGTACGAGCCCTGTAATGGCATATAATTTTTTATTGTTGGCAAATGCTTCCCATACCCTATAGGCCCAATCTTTATGAACTTCAACATCGTCATCAGTGAATGAAACTATCATTTGAGAGCTTTCAACCACTCCCCTATTCCTAGCAATAGACAGTCCTGGTCTGGCCTCCTTAAAATATTTGACTTTATTATAGACACTCACCAAATCCTTGGTTTGATCATCATGAGGTGCATTGTCTATAACTATAACCTCAGCCGGTAAACTATCCATCCCCATAATTGAATCTAGGCATCGCTTTAAATCCTTAGCCCTATTGCGGGTACAGATTATTATGGAAATGGGTAATTCTTTTGGATGTTCAATATGGGTGAATTTTAAAAATGCTTTTTCAAGAAAAATCCTTAAATCATCACCTCTTCCCTCTAAGATCATTCTCTTCCAATCTACCCTTTGCAGCGCATCTTGGTTTTGTATATAAAACCCAAGAGTAACTTTAATGGAGTCAACTACTTTTTGATAAAAAATATTAGAGGAAATCTTAGTATTTGGAGCCAGTTCCAAATCACCAAGCGGGATCTCCCTCCACCAAATTGTTAAATACACTCCCTGATTTCCTGTCACAGTAAAGCTTGGTATGGTCAAGTTTTCAAGAAAAAGATGACAAACTTTATAAGAAAAATTCTCTTTCATTACAATGAGCTATATTAAGTGTAGAATTACTCAATATATTTTATTTCTATTTCAAAACCATACCATCTATTTATCTGAAAGAGCATTTAATTTATCATAAATTTTAGATAGTTCACTATTTAATTCATTAACATCTATAGTGAGATATTTCTCACATTGCTTAAAATTATATTCAACAATTTCAGGGTCATAAATGAATGAATCAGGGCTTTGCTCCGCTCTGTAAAATTTAAAAGGCTCGTAGCAAGGTGACTCTGCTTCAATAATAGGAATCGCTCCACAAATCATGGCCTCAAAAAAACGATAGGTCCATGGACACCCAACATCACCCGAGGGACATAGTATAAATTCTGCTTGAGATTGAATTCGAAAATATTCATCATCCCATGCTTTCCCTGGGAATTTCCTTCCTCTCAAGGATTCTGTAATTATTAGCTTATCAAAATTTTTAAAAATTTTACTTAAATTTTTAAAAATAGGGTAATCAATAAAAACTCTACCGGATAATCCCATATATCCTTTCACCTTAGCTGTTAGAAATGTCTGCAACCATATTTTTCGAGCTTTGTTGATTTTACCAATAAAGGCAAATTTGTATTTCCTTTTTTCCGGCCATAATTTCCTGCAATAGGTAAGCATTTCATGTGGAAGGATCAATGGTCGAGAAAGCGTTCCGATTTTGGTCTCTGGAGTAATGGTTTTATGAGAAACAAGAATATCTGAAATAACAGTAACATCCTCACTATCTGGCTGAATCAATTCGTATTTAACTGGAAAAAAATCTTTAAGTATTTTAAACCGATTATCTTGCCATGGCTCAACACACAATGTGAAATCAGTTTCCATTACAGCTTGAGCCATTCTTATTTCCTGCAAATACTCGTACGTCAAAGGAAAAGTAATTTTTTTCATACCTAAATGCTTAATTAAAATCTTAAAATTGAAAATTATACTAAGGTTTTATTTTTTGTTTAGCAAATAATCCTTTATTCAAAAATTTTATCACTTTATTCTCTAAAACTTATCCTTTATAATAGCCCAATGATACTTTCTATAGAAAAATGATCAAATAATATAACGAATCTTTACACATCATTCAATCTAACAGGGAGCTAAAATTCAATAAATTATTAAATTAATTGTCAAAATTCTGCAAGGCTACCATCTTTTTAAAATTTGAAGACTCATTTGTAAGCGATTCAAAATTGCCATGATTTAAGATTTGACCATCTTTGAGCAAATAGATGATGTCTGAATTTTTTATGGTTGAAAGCCTATGGGCAATAACGATAATCGTATATTCTCCTCTTAATTGATCAAAATATTCTTGTATTTCTTTTTCCGTCTCTGAGTCTAGGGCAGATGTCGCTTCATCCAACACCAGTAGATCCACCTCCTTGTAGAGTTCCCTTGCAATCGCAATCCTTTGCTTTTGTCCTCCGGATATTAATATACCGGCATTCCCCAGGGGAGCATCTTCCTTCTCTGCTAAGCCTTCTAGAAATGTCAATAGTGAAGCTTTTTTTAAGGCGTTCTTGAATTTTATGAGATTTTCAGGTGTCTTTTCTGCCCAAGTGGTCACATTGTTAAACAAGGTATCGTTAAAGATGACCGGCTCTTGGGTAATGTAACCAATTTTGGATTGGTACTCATTCATATTGAGCTCACTTTGTTCTATCCCATTGATCCGAAATGATCCTTTCTCAATGGGAAGCAAGCCCGTGATTATATTGATTAAGGTGGTTTTACCACTTCCACTTGGCCCCACTAGAGCGATCGTTTTGTTCTTTGTTATTTCCAGATTGATGTTTTTCAGTAGGGGTTGCTGTCCATAGGAAAATTTCGCATCTATGAGTTCTATACTTTCTATCGTTTCTATTACCTCTCCACTATTGTAGTCCACCCTGTTGCTGTTCATGTCATGAAGAAATCCCTGAAAATTCTCTAATGAACCTGAAACATTTAAAAAGGTATTCCAGTAATTCTGGTAAACAATGATAGCGTTCAAGGCTCGGTAAAAGAAAAGAAGGCTGAGAATTATCGGACCTATATTGGTGCTGAAATAGAAAATCTGAATAAATATGATCCCTACCACCACAAATATCGACATCGGCTCCTTGGTCGCTATCAGAAGGGAGTTGAAAAAACCGATCTTACGGTTGCCTTGAGCTAGTGTAACGATGGTTTTTTTGAGTTTTTCACCAAACTTACTCGCCTGACCAGTTGCTCGAAGGTATTTGAAGTTATTGATCTGCTGCATTACCAAGCCATGAAAAATATGGCCATCTGCGGTTATTTTTCTAGAGGTTTGTTTGGTTTTCCTATACAGCTTGGTATAAAAGAAATTGGAAATCCCTCCCCCAATCCCTACCAAAAGAGCAAATTGTGGGTTGGAAAGAAAAGCAAGGGTAATGTAAACAACGATAGCCATTAAAGATTGCACACCGGCCATATAATTCCTATAAGCCCATGTGACCCGGTCCACTTCTCCGCTAAGTGTATTCTGGATTTTGCCTGAATCAACCTTAACAAAGTATTTGTAATTGACGCTGGAAATGCTCTCCACACCTGCAAAACGAATCTTTTTGATAAAGGTGGTCATCAATATGACTCCGAAGTAAGATTCCGCAAAACGAAACAAGCCTTTCATCCCAAAGAAAAATAGGATCATCAATAATACAGTCGTCAGTGTTAGCGGCAAACCAACAGCATTCAAGGTCTCCAGCAGGTATTTAAGGTTACCTATGTTCTGTTCATTGGGTTGGAAATCCGTGGATCCATCAACCATCTGAAGCAAAGGGATAAACATAGCCAAACCTAAGCCATCCATCAGCCCAACAGTGAAGCTGAGAATCAAGGCTAGGAAAATCTTATTCCCTAAATACAAATGAAAAAAACGAAAATCAGAAAACGATTTATTCAAGTAACTCTTCACCTTCTTAGCAATCATCATTGATAGTAGTTAAAATGTTAATCTAAGATTTAAAGAGGTTAATTTTGGGTTGGTAGGGAATGAAATCATGGAAATAAAGTAATCGCATTAAAGTTAAAATCACTACTAAATTTGTTAAGTGTCATTTTAATAGTGGTAGTGATTTTAACTAATTATATTCATCAATGAAAGAAGACCATTTGAACTAAAAACTAGACTTATGCGTCTTGGAACTAAAAATAGTCAAAAAGATAATTTTAATATCCAACCAGAAAGACCAGTTTTCCAAATACCAAAGGTCATGATTAGTCCTTTGTTTTTTCTGTTCAGAGGTTTCCAAAGGACCTCTCCACCCATTTACCTGAGCCCATCCTGTAATCCCAGGTTTATAATAATGCCTCACCATGTATTTATCTTCGCTTGCTTGCATCATTTGGTTCAAATGAACTCTATGAGGTCTAGGTCCAACAACACTCATATCCCCTAAAAGGACATTTATAAACTGAGGCAATTCATCAAGGCTATATTTACGAAGGACCTTTCCAATCTTAGTGATCCTTGGATCGTTAAAAGTGGTTGATTTTATTCCATTTTTGGGGTCATCGCAGCAACTCATCGTCCTAAATTTATGTAGGCGAAATGGCTTGCCATTTTTCCCAATTCTTTCAGGCAAGTATAGAACAGGTCCAGGAGAATCCAACTTGACCAGTACTCCAATAATTAAAAATATCGGACTCAATAAAATCAACATTATAAAAGAAAAAGCAACATCAAACAAATTTTTCAAGAGGTTAAAGTAGGCATTATCCAAGGGCAATTGTCTAGTATTAACAACTTCAATATTCCCGAACTGGTTCGTCTTATATTTTTCACCAAAAACTTCTTTATAATCAGGAATAAAATGAACCCTGGTCCCATGATAATCTGCTATTTTAACGATAGATTTAATTGAGTTCATTTCATGAAAGGGAAGTGCTATAATAATTTCGTTTACATTATTTTCACTAAGATAGCTATTCAAATTATCAAGATTAGTAACTGCTCTATCAGCATTAAACCCATGACTATTCTCTAAATTACAGTCTATAAAACCTTGTAATGAAGACTTGGAAAAAGGATTAGCAGTCAAAAATGATTCTACTTTTTGAGCTTGATTCCCATAACCTGCTACTAATATATTATTTATTTTACTACTCCTATCTTGATTGATCCTGAGACCTTGAAAAAGCAGAAGGTTGGTAAAAACTCCAAAAGCAGGAATCCCAAGAAGAATAGATGCATGTAAATTTCTAACCTCGTCTGGGAAAGAAAATATTAAAAAGACAAATACGATTATTCCTGTAAGAACAAGATATGTTTTAAGGAATTTACCTATTCTTAATTTTAAAAAATGCCTATTCCCTAAATTCTCATACAATTTATTAAAATTTCCAATCACTAACCATAGTATTAAAAGTGTAGGTAATATTAATAACTGCATTCTTT of the Cyclobacterium marinum DSM 745 genome contains:
- a CDS encoding glycosyltransferase family 2 protein produces the protein MERIPQSPPKIQPISLNIDRPLWSVMIPVYNCSEFITDALNSILIQDLGENLMQIEVIDDCSTDADVESLVKKVGGERVMYYRQQKNVGSLRNFETCINRAKGKLVHILHGDDRVKSGFYDKISNLFKIHPEAGAAFCRYHFIDENGEIKKEGKYNHNREGLLKDALFVMSAEQPTQYVATVVKREVYEKLGSFYGVVFGEDWEMWVRIAKNYPIAYTPSILADYRRHIGSISYPEKETGQNVIDLGITILNIEKQLPEDMRHIMRDQKLACKKSFIKSANLIWQQISDRKKANQLIKKAISIKTSDRNFYFLLFKFYLKVIFNIKKKNVVHSNYFSKKISPPKL
- a CDS encoding ABC transporter permease codes for the protein MEKWTLIIKPKTSWFDLHLKDIWTYRDLLLMFVKRDFIAVYKQTILGPLWFLIQPLLTTIMFILVFDKVANIPTDSAPPALFYLSGLVIWNYFSSCLNKTSVTFTANAGIFGKVYFPRLIIPLSNVVSALIGFAIQLLLLLILIAYYVWFLDSNIQLNTYLIFIPFLLLLVAALGLGVGIIISSLTTKYRDMIHLVTFGTQLLMYATPVIYPLSFFEGKYRLFILANPLTPIIELFRYSLLGVGEFHLWHLLYSTSITFLSLLIGVLIFNRIEKSFMDVV
- a CDS encoding ABC transporter ATP-binding protein → MSDTVISIEGLGKKYRLGVIGTGRLSQDLTQWWAKIRGKEDPFKSVEQENFKPTQFGDFWALKDICFNVKRGEVLGIIGKNGAGKSTLLKILSRVTSPTTGIIKAKGRIASLLEVGTGFHPELTGRENIYLNGAILGMTKAEIRGKIDEIISFSGVEKHIDTPVKRYSSGMYVRLAFAVAAHLEPEILIVDEVLAVGDAEFQKKCLGKLGQVSKEGRTILFVSHNMGAVQALCNRAILLQDGNLTMDGPTNATISTYSEIAYNQSKAVWIYEPEKAVIGKYGVRIKAVRVLDQFHQVCNILNDNDPFYIEIEFQTNQHGNQLTSNIQLFSESGILILSSGNWPSTTLGVDKFSNVNLNVGTYRSRVKIPKYFLNEGGYYINALINREAATSIAFIEEAVSFTIVDSGNMRKEYTDYIGGVVRPKFEWNTELLETN
- a CDS encoding glycosyltransferase family 2 protein translates to MLAKNPFPDNKKSEWHANKLLVTVITCFLNEENHLEEAIKSVLCQKYSNWELILVDDGSTDNSTLIAKVFAQNYSQIKYHEHPGHSNKGLSASRNLGISLAKGELIAFLDGDDVWLPDFLATSVRIKTNNSIPLYCEATNYWKSWDHSNSKDITIPVGANQDHLHEPPNLIFKLYPLGTGAAPCMCSILVDKNTLIKHGGFDKNFRGMYEDQIFLSKFYLNEKVYISSNCNNVYRQRQDSMVNTSHTQGTYPIHRYSFLIWLEKYQKSIPTPPVKLGQSIKRAKFHVKHPVLHQQTTYFKRCRKRIIKLLNKGGLEIFNQMLKKLK
- a CDS encoding glycosyltransferase, whose amino-acid sequence is MNSSLVTIIIPCFNHGKYLPDAIDSCLNQTYSEIEIIIVDDGSTDNTCEVTKSYPSVTYLYQKNQGLSSARNTGIKHSNGAFLVFLDADDLLLHDAIAYNIEYLKKETKLAFVSGAHQVSTIDNIKIKTINESVVFDHFQTLLRKNYIGMHATVMFRREAFDEVLYDTTLKACEDYDIYLKIAKKHPIAHHNKVLSVYRRHQENMSNNIPFMLSTVLKVLNRQKHNLSKKDDLLALQEGKQNFTKYYHKLLFDQYKNCTNPFEYILFLFDTNFIKIIYKRFKVKLMGRFKNYKFLKNIIPLKGKRILFNLGFHKGFLPPIKKVKSGDFDRLSPFSKNFGYDRGGPIDRYYIEKFLEEASDMIYGRILEIGDNDYTLRFGKEKVKTSEILHINESNPKATIIGDLSDAPQIEDNSFDCILLTQTLHLVYDYQAVIKTCHRILKPGGALLLTVPGITPIDYGEWGYTWYWSFTGQAMKKMMAEYFSKSHSKINTYGNVYAATAFLYGMGLPEIKKEMLDFHDPRMQVIVTVKAIKEK
- a CDS encoding polysaccharide deacetylase family protein; this encodes MKIKKWIKRQWKQFNTSPPVLVLMYHRVINLELDPWNLAVSPQNFEQHLEILKANKLVRPLSHINKLIQNKNNTHPSLFITFDDGYMDNFLNAKPILEAYDLPATFFISTKQIGTSQTFWWDELTDLILNSPVLPKDLDLNFTHSFFSFDLKNDRILTEKLRNLHKTWNATLPPPSLRAQLYVDLWGYLSNLEYHEQQQIMGQLREWAGKYSEDFEMNNISMEKSQLQSLSFNPLFQIGAHTNSHPLLPRLNKEEQKKEIYESKQFLESMSNLSIDSFAYPSGKFDQNTLEILKSQGFKTAFTTNPRLVKPTTDPLLIGRYQVNNWTGKEFKQQLSKWMS